One window of Bacteroides sp. AN502(2024) genomic DNA carries:
- a CDS encoding xanthan lyase, whose translation MNVRHHFLLSLLSTFLFPQMGGAQELSTGILQEIERFLDVAAQKEISVGHIKIDSVAINGNTLQLFANMNCAYIPFREKNVAEIYTGVNALLPAEFAKYHLQIRTNKRSIEELIPQALRSKKDKKAKTFNPGTTKPLITNLSEPYTPTNGLRNRHIALWQSHGYYYEPKLTRWEWQRARIFQTVEDLYTQSYVLPFLVPMLENAGANVLLPRERDHQTAEVIVDNDGSLNSRSVYTENIADKTWAQGNGKGFAHLRNQYINFENPFKEGTFRAIETIKKGKVSTAEWIPEIPSTGQYAVYVSYQTLPNSTDDALYTVYHKGGATRFKVNQQMGGGTWIYLGTFGFDAGKNNTCKVTLSNRSAKAGQIVTADAVKIGGGMGNIARRKEMPEVDYPYETSGYPRFCEAARYWLQWAGIPDSVYSESQGKNDYTDDYKCRGIWVNYLAGGSSVNPTEKGLNIPIDMAFAFHSDAGTTQNDSIIGTLGIYHTNAYNEVFSNGASRYLSHDLTDLIQSNIVRDIRTLHEPDWTRRGKWNQSYYEARVPRVPTMLLELLSHQNFADMRYGLDPRFRFTVSRAIYKGMLQFICSQYNTDYIVQPLPVNQMSLRMASKNEVELTWQPVVDPLEPTATAEKYIVYTRIGDGDFDNGVLVDKNCYRTVLPSGVVCSYKVTAVNRGGESFPSEILSAGRAFNSKGTVLVINGFDRISAPADFVAAAPADTLLAGFLDDQDHGVPYIKDISYIGKMKEFRRSIPWMDDDASGFGDSYGNYESQVIAGNTFDYPAVHGAAILKAGYSFVSSSDEAIENGQVSLNDYPYTDLILGKECQTKMGRGGVMLLEFKTFNRSMQDAIAAYCSQGGNIFVSGSYIGTDLWDNRLAKAEDADKKFATEVLKYKWRVGQAATMGKVRSVASPFAILTGNYSYHNELNPDAYIVESPDAIEPASKEAYTIMRYSENNLSAGIAYSGTYKTCVLGFPFESVRTESERNALMNAVLNFFNPQ comes from the coding sequence ATGAATGTAAGACATCATTTCTTACTTAGTCTGCTCTCCACCTTCCTCTTCCCCCAAATGGGAGGCGCGCAAGAACTTTCGACGGGAATCCTTCAGGAAATCGAACGTTTTTTGGATGTCGCTGCCCAAAAAGAAATTTCTGTAGGGCATATAAAAATCGACTCTGTAGCCATCAACGGCAATACCTTACAACTGTTCGCCAACATGAACTGTGCCTATATTCCTTTCCGAGAAAAGAATGTTGCAGAAATCTACACAGGTGTAAACGCTTTACTTCCTGCCGAGTTTGCCAAATACCACCTGCAAATCCGTACGAACAAGCGCAGTATCGAGGAACTTATCCCTCAAGCTTTACGCAGTAAAAAAGACAAGAAAGCAAAAACATTTAACCCGGGTACCACCAAGCCCCTAATAACGAACCTTTCCGAACCCTATACCCCCACCAATGGATTACGGAACCGCCACATCGCATTGTGGCAAAGCCATGGTTATTACTACGAACCGAAACTGACACGCTGGGAATGGCAACGTGCACGCATCTTCCAGACAGTGGAAGATCTATACACACAAAGTTATGTACTCCCCTTCCTCGTACCGATGCTGGAGAATGCAGGCGCCAATGTACTGCTTCCTCGTGAACGCGACCATCAGACAGCGGAAGTGATTGTTGACAACGATGGGAGCCTCAACAGTCGTTCCGTTTACACGGAGAATATCGCTGACAAAACGTGGGCACAAGGAAACGGAAAAGGTTTTGCCCACCTGCGGAATCAATACATCAATTTTGAGAATCCGTTTAAGGAAGGTACCTTCCGCGCCATTGAGACAATCAAGAAAGGAAAAGTAAGTACGGCTGAATGGATTCCGGAAATTCCCTCCACAGGGCAGTATGCCGTATATGTATCTTATCAGACCCTTCCGAACAGTACGGACGATGCCCTTTACACCGTTTATCATAAAGGTGGTGCCACCCGGTTTAAAGTAAATCAGCAAATGGGTGGCGGTACTTGGATTTATCTCGGTACCTTTGGCTTTGATGCCGGAAAAAACAATACATGCAAAGTAACTCTAAGCAACCGTTCGGCGAAAGCCGGACAAATAGTAACCGCAGATGCTGTGAAAATAGGCGGAGGTATGGGAAATATAGCTCGCCGCAAAGAAATGCCGGAGGTAGATTATCCGTATGAGACAAGCGGTTATCCCCGTTTCTGCGAAGCGGCACGTTACTGGCTGCAATGGGCGGGCATACCGGACAGTGTATATTCGGAAAGCCAAGGAAAGAACGACTATACGGATGATTATAAATGCCGTGGTATTTGGGTGAATTACCTCGCCGGCGGTTCTTCCGTCAATCCTACAGAGAAAGGGTTGAATATTCCTATAGATATGGCTTTTGCATTCCACTCGGATGCCGGTACCACACAGAATGACTCCATCATAGGAACACTCGGAATCTACCATACCAATGCCTATAACGAGGTATTCTCCAACGGAGCATCACGTTATCTCTCGCACGACCTGACAGATCTGATTCAATCCAATATCGTTCGCGATATCCGCACACTTCACGAACCCGACTGGACCCGCCGGGGCAAGTGGAACCAATCTTATTACGAGGCACGCGTTCCACGCGTACCGACCATGTTGTTGGAATTGCTATCCCACCAGAACTTCGCAGACATGCGTTACGGTCTGGATCCCCGTTTCCGCTTCACCGTGAGCCGTGCCATTTATAAAGGGATGTTGCAGTTCATCTGCTCACAATACAATACGGACTACATAGTCCAGCCTCTTCCGGTCAACCAGATGTCGTTACGCATGGCAAGTAAAAATGAAGTTGAGCTGACGTGGCAACCAGTCGTCGATCCTCTTGAGCCGACCGCCACAGCTGAAAAGTACATTGTATATACCCGTATCGGAGATGGAGATTTTGACAATGGCGTATTAGTAGATAAAAACTGTTATCGTACAGTTCTCCCTTCAGGAGTGGTATGCAGCTACAAAGTAACGGCCGTAAACAGAGGCGGCGAAAGCTTCCCGTCCGAGATTCTGTCTGCCGGACGTGCCTTCAATTCTAAAGGTACGGTATTAGTGATAAACGGCTTCGACCGCATCAGTGCACCTGCCGATTTCGTTGCCGCTGCTCCCGCGGATACTTTACTTGCAGGCTTCTTGGATGATCAAGACCATGGAGTACCTTACATCAAAGATATCAGCTACATCGGCAAGATGAAAGAATTCCGCCGTTCCATCCCCTGGATGGATGATGACGCTTCCGGTTTCGGAGACAGTTACGGAAATTATGAAAGTCAGGTTATTGCCGGCAACACTTTTGATTACCCTGCCGTACATGGTGCAGCAATTTTGAAAGCCGGCTACTCCTTCGTATCCAGCAGTGACGAAGCTATAGAAAACGGACAAGTCTCTTTGAACGACTACCCATATACCGATTTGATTTTAGGCAAAGAGTGTCAGACCAAAATGGGCAGAGGCGGTGTTATGCTTTTGGAGTTCAAGACATTCAACAGGTCGATGCAGGATGCCATTGCAGCATACTGTAGCCAAGGTGGAAATATCTTCGTATCAGGTTCATACATCGGTACCGACTTATGGGACAATCGCCTTGCTAAAGCAGAAGATGCCGACAAAAAATTCGCTACAGAAGTATTAAAATACAAATGGCGTGTAGGTCAAGCTGCCACAATGGGTAAGGTAAGAAGCGTAGCCTCCCCATTCGCTATCCTTACCGGAAACTACTCTTACCACAATGAATTGAATCCGGACGCCTATATAGTAGAATCTCCGGACGCCATTGAGCCTGCAAGCAAGGAAGCCTACACAATTATGCGTTATTCAGAAAACAACCTAAGCGCAGGCATTGCTTACAGCGGTACATACAAAACATGTGTTCTAGGCTTCCCCTTCGAGTCTGTACGTACCGAATCCGAAAGAAATGCTTTGATGAATGCCGTATTAAACTTTTTCAATCCCCAATAA
- a CDS encoding sodium:solute symporter: protein MSPLSVIITIVAYFAILFTISYIAGRKADNEGFFVGNRKSSWYVVAFAMIGSAISGVTYVSVPGMVAVSSFGYLQMVLGFIAGQLIIAFVLVPLFYRMNLVSIYEYLENRFGMSSYRTGAWFFFISKMLGAAVRLFLVCLTLQLLVFEPFGLPFILNVVISVVLVWLYTFRGGVKSLIWTDSLKTFCLVVSVILCIGYIASDLNLSFTSMVSTIADSDMSRIFFFDDVNSKQYFFKQFLAGTFTMIATTGLDQDMMQRNLSCKNFKDSQKNMITSVVSQFFVILLFLMLGVLLYIFAAHRQIEVTQGDELFPLIATGAYFPAIVGILFIVGLISSAYSAAGSALTALTTSFTVDILGTKGKREEEVVKIRKRVHMGMAVIMGVTIFVFNLLNNTSVIDAVYILASYTYGPILGMFAFGIFMKQQVRDKYIPLIAIVSPVLCFILQKNSEAWFGGYQFSYELLIFNALFTFIGLCLLIKKRRKEQLT from the coding sequence ATGAGTCCACTCTCTGTCATCATTACCATCGTCGCCTACTTCGCAATATTATTTACCATATCCTATATTGCAGGTAGAAAAGCGGATAACGAAGGATTCTTTGTAGGCAACCGTAAATCCTCTTGGTATGTCGTAGCCTTCGCCATGATCGGTTCCGCCATTTCGGGAGTAACTTATGTGTCTGTACCGGGCATGGTAGCTGTCAGCAGTTTCGGCTATCTGCAAATGGTATTGGGATTCATTGCCGGACAGCTTATCATTGCTTTCGTTTTGGTACCTCTATTTTATCGGATGAACCTGGTATCCATATATGAGTATTTGGAAAACCGTTTCGGCATGTCTTCTTACCGCACGGGAGCTTGGTTCTTCTTCATATCGAAAATGCTCGGTGCCGCCGTACGCCTGTTCCTCGTGTGCCTGACCCTGCAACTATTGGTTTTTGAGCCTTTCGGTCTTCCTTTCATTCTGAATGTAGTCATTTCGGTGGTTCTGGTCTGGCTCTATACTTTTCGTGGTGGAGTCAAATCCCTGATATGGACAGACTCTCTGAAAACGTTCTGCCTGGTGGTGTCCGTCATACTCTGCATAGGTTATATCGCATCCGATCTGAATTTGTCATTCACCAGTATGGTAAGCACCATCGCAGACAGCGACATGTCGCGTATCTTTTTCTTTGATGACGTAAACAGCAAGCAATACTTCTTCAAACAATTTCTGGCAGGTACATTCACCATGATTGCCACGACGGGGCTAGACCAGGATATGATGCAGCGCAACTTGAGCTGCAAAAACTTCAAGGATTCACAGAAAAACATGATAACCAGTGTTGTCTCACAATTCTTTGTAATCCTGCTTTTTCTGATGCTGGGCGTACTGCTCTACATCTTTGCTGCCCACCGGCAGATTGAAGTGACCCAAGGAGACGAACTCTTCCCATTAATAGCTACAGGAGCGTATTTTCCTGCTATCGTAGGTATCTTGTTCATTGTAGGGCTGATTTCTTCCGCTTACTCTGCCGCCGGTTCCGCACTGACCGCACTGACCACCTCTTTTACTGTTGATATCCTTGGAACAAAGGGAAAGAGAGAAGAAGAAGTCGTTAAAATCCGCAAGAGGGTACACATGGGAATGGCAGTAATCATGGGTGTTACCATTTTCGTTTTCAACCTGCTCAATAATACCAGTGTAATTGATGCGGTTTATATTTTGGCAAGTTACACTTATGGTCCCATACTTGGAATGTTTGCGTTCGGTATCTTCATGAAACAGCAAGTCCGTGACAAATATATCCCCCTGATAGCCATTGTCTCTCCCGTGCTCTGTTTCATTCTTCAAAAGAATTCCGAAGCTTGGTTCGGAGGTTATCAATTCAGCTACGAACTTCTGATATTCAATGCACTGTTCACATTTATCGGACTCTGCCTGCTAATTAAAAAAAGACGAAAAGAACAATTAACTTAA
- a CDS encoding exo-beta-N-acetylmuramidase NamZ domain-containing protein, which produces MKKLLLLAIILCSSFLCQAQKERVILGDEQTAEYFPILKGKRIAIFSNHTGMIGDKHLLDLLLENKFNVVAIFSPEHGFRGDADAGEHVSSSVDKKTGVPILSLYDGQLGKPSDISMRKFDILIVDIQDVGLRFYTYYASMCRLMDACAEYNRKVLILDRPNPNGHYVDGPILDMKYKSGVGWLPIPIVHGMTLGELALMVNGEHWLPASRVCDLTVIPCKNYTHRTMYELPIPPSPNLPNMKSVYLYPSTCYFEATPVSLGRGTDLPFQVYGHPNMTGYGYSFTPRSIPGAKNPPQLNKLCHGVNLSNMSDEDIRKRGIDLSYVIDAYRNLNMGDHFFRSFFELLVGTDYVRKMIEAGKSADEIKAMWKDDVEKFKVQRKPYLLYEE; this is translated from the coding sequence ATGAAGAAACTGCTGCTTTTAGCCATTATATTATGCAGTTCTTTCCTGTGCCAGGCACAAAAAGAACGGGTTATTCTAGGCGATGAACAAACTGCCGAGTATTTTCCCATCCTAAAGGGCAAACGAATCGCTATTTTCTCCAACCACACTGGAATGATAGGAGACAAGCACCTGTTGGATCTCCTATTGGAAAACAAATTCAATGTAGTAGCTATCTTTTCACCGGAACATGGTTTCCGCGGTGATGCGGATGCGGGTGAACATGTATCCAGCTCTGTGGACAAAAAGACCGGTGTACCTATCCTCTCTCTTTATGACGGTCAATTAGGAAAACCCAGCGATATCTCCATGCGCAAGTTCGATATCCTGATCGTAGATATACAAGATGTGGGATTAAGATTCTATACTTATTATGCCTCCATGTGCAGACTGATGGATGCCTGTGCTGAATATAACCGAAAGGTATTGATTTTAGACCGCCCCAATCCGAACGGACATTATGTAGACGGTCCGATTCTCGACATGAAATACAAATCCGGAGTAGGCTGGCTGCCTATCCCCATTGTACACGGCATGACTTTAGGGGAACTTGCCTTAATGGTCAATGGCGAACATTGGTTACCCGCTTCACGAGTATGTGACTTGACAGTGATTCCTTGTAAGAACTATACACACCGGACCATGTACGAGTTACCGATACCTCCATCTCCCAACTTGCCGAACATGAAGTCCGTCTATCTGTATCCGTCAACCTGCTATTTCGAAGCCACCCCGGTCAGCTTGGGCAGAGGTACAGACCTTCCGTTCCAAGTATATGGCCATCCCAATATGACAGGCTATGGCTACAGCTTTACCCCGCGCAGCATTCCGGGAGCCAAGAACCCTCCCCAGCTCAATAAACTTTGTCACGGTGTAAATCTCAGCAATATGAGCGATGAAGATATCCGGAAACGCGGTATAGATTTGAGCTATGTTATCGACGCATACAGAAATCTGAATATGGGCGACCACTTCTTCCGTTCCTTCTTCGAATTATTGGTAGGTACAGATTATGTACGCAAAATGATAGAAGCAGGCAAAAGTGCCGATGAAATAAAAGCAATGTGGAAAGACGATGTAGAAAAGTTCAAAGTACAACGCAAGCCCTATTTGCTCTACGAAGAATAA
- a CDS encoding DUF4476 domain-containing protein: MRKIIISFCILFAALSLQAQSVNGIRIDGGNTPILVYLGGNRICLPTTTCFIANLNPGHYTVEVYATRFTRTGERIWKGEKLYKDFIYFDGRGVKEIWVDGRYNIHPERPCRPEQGEHWPGYGYNRVMNDQLFQTFYKEMKNEPFKDDRIKLLDAALAGSDFTSAQCLQLTKLYTFDDDRMEIMKMMYPRIVDKEAFFTVINSLTFSSSKEKMKDFMIGYGRR; encoded by the coding sequence ATGCGTAAGATTATAATTAGTTTCTGCATCCTGTTCGCTGCCCTCTCTTTACAAGCGCAGTCTGTGAACGGAATCCGTATCGATGGCGGAAACACTCCGATTCTTGTTTACTTGGGAGGAAACCGGATATGTTTGCCGACTACCACCTGCTTTATAGCCAATTTAAATCCCGGACATTACACCGTTGAAGTGTATGCCACTCGCTTTACCCGCACGGGAGAGCGAATATGGAAAGGAGAAAAATTATACAAAGATTTCATTTATTTTGATGGAAGGGGCGTGAAAGAGATATGGGTGGACGGACGTTATAACATACACCCGGAAAGGCCCTGCCGCCCGGAACAAGGAGAACATTGGCCGGGATATGGTTACAACAGGGTGATGAACGATCAGCTCTTCCAGACGTTTTATAAAGAGATGAAGAATGAGCCTTTTAAAGACGACCGTATCAAGCTGCTCGATGCTGCATTAGCCGGTTCTGATTTTACATCTGCCCAATGTCTTCAACTGACCAAACTGTATACATTCGACGATGACCGGATGGAGATTATGAAGATGATGTATCCGCGGATTGTAGATAAGGAGGCTTTCTTTACAGTGATTAATAGCCTGACATTTAGCTCCAGCAAGGAAAAGATGAAGGATTTTATGATCGGGTACGGTAGACGTTGA
- a CDS encoding S1 RNA-binding domain-containing protein — translation MSIELGKFNQLEIVKEVDFGVYLDGGEEGEILLPTRYVPEGCKIGDFLNVFLYLDMDERLIATTLTPLVQVGQFACLEVSWVNQYGAFLNWGLMKDLFVPFSEQKMKMQVGRKYVIHAHLDEESYRIVASAKVERYLSKEKPEYAPSEEVNILIWQKTDLGFKAIIDNKYGGLLYENEIFCPLETGMEMKAFVKQVREDGKIDLILQKPGFEKIDDFSRTLLDYIKSHGGRINLNDKSPAEDIYDTFGVSKKTFKKGVGDLYKKRLIILHEDGIALADSYTE, via the coding sequence ATGAGTATCGAATTGGGAAAGTTCAATCAGCTTGAGATCGTGAAAGAAGTAGATTTCGGCGTATATCTCGATGGTGGGGAAGAAGGTGAGATTTTATTGCCCACCCGCTATGTGCCCGAGGGCTGTAAGATAGGAGATTTTTTGAACGTGTTTCTGTATCTGGATATGGATGAAAGACTGATTGCTACGACGCTGACTCCGCTGGTTCAGGTAGGTCAGTTTGCCTGTCTGGAAGTTTCCTGGGTAAATCAATACGGGGCTTTCCTGAACTGGGGACTGATGAAAGACCTGTTCGTTCCGTTCAGTGAGCAGAAAATGAAAATGCAGGTCGGGCGGAAATACGTGATTCATGCACATCTGGATGAAGAGAGCTATCGCATTGTGGCTTCGGCAAAGGTGGAGCGTTATCTGTCGAAAGAAAAGCCGGAATATGCTCCGTCAGAAGAGGTGAATATTCTTATCTGGCAGAAGACAGATTTGGGCTTTAAAGCGATTATAGATAATAAGTATGGCGGTTTACTGTATGAAAATGAGATATTCTGTCCGTTGGAGACAGGGATGGAGATGAAAGCATTTGTGAAACAGGTGCGTGAAGATGGGAAGATAGACCTGATTCTTCAGAAACCCGGTTTTGAAAAGATTGATGATTTTTCGAGAACGTTGCTAGACTATATCAAATCGCATGGGGGACGAATCAACCTGAATGATAAAAGTCCTGCGGAGGATATTTACGACACGTTTGGGGTCAGCAAGAAAACCTTTAAGAAAGGAGTGGGCGATTTGTATAAGAAACGTCTGATTATCTTGCATGAGGATGGCATTGCCTTGGCAGACTCCTACACAGAATAG
- a CDS encoding BT4734/BF3469 family protein, which translates to MKITQLRDKDKTTALTTMDIETWIEKTRTETKARPVTVFRETLKYSLPDARSYEADKLPKILPAAEFRRAEGGKQMKSYNGIVELTVGPLSGRSEIAFVKQKAWEQPQTYCVFTGSSGQTVKIWSRFTRPDQSLPQKREEAEIFHAHAYRLAVKCYQPQIPFDIRPKAPSLEQYSRLSHDPELMYRPDSVPFYLSQPAGMPEELSYREVVRSEKSPLTRAVPGYDTKRAAFMLFEAALRKTREEIYEAEDNGARPIGEDFQALVTRLAANCFHSGIPEEETVKRTIFHYYLNGQEALIRQIIRTVYDECEGFGRKNCLGKEQLLSLQTEDFMRRRYEFRCNTQIGEVEYRERNSFRFYFNPIDKRVLNSIALDAQAEGIPLWDRDISRYIYSNRVPVFNPLEDFLYHLPIWDGQDRIRTLAKTVPCGNPHWVELFHRWFLNMVVHWRGTDKKYANSVSPLLVGAQGSRKSTFCRSIIPPAMRAYYTDSIDFSQKKEAELYLNRFALINIDEFDQISATQQGFLKHILQKPIVNIRKPYGKAVLEMRRYASFIATSNQKDLLTDPTGSRRFICIEVQGTIDTNRAIDYEQLYAQAMYELDHGERYWFDRKEEQLMIESNREFEQVSLEEQLFYRYFRPAEEKEDGEWLSPAEILDEIGRKSAISLSNKRVSVFGRVLRKHEIPSRRVRSGTVYHVVRLS; encoded by the coding sequence ATGAAAATTACCCAATTAAGAGACAAAGACAAAACTACTGCCCTGACCACGATGGACATAGAAACATGGATAGAAAAGACACGAACTGAAACAAAGGCACGACCGGTTACCGTTTTCAGAGAAACGCTCAAGTATTCCCTGCCCGATGCCCGTAGTTACGAAGCTGACAAATTACCAAAGATCTTACCTGCTGCCGAATTCCGCAGAGCGGAAGGTGGTAAACAGATGAAAAGTTACAACGGCATAGTGGAGCTAACCGTTGGTCCGCTATCCGGGAGATCGGAAATCGCATTCGTGAAGCAAAAAGCTTGGGAACAGCCGCAAACGTACTGTGTTTTTACTGGTTCCAGCGGACAAACCGTAAAAATATGGAGCAGATTCACCCGACCGGACCAATCACTTCCACAAAAAAGGGAAGAAGCCGAAATATTCCATGCACATGCCTATCGGCTAGCCGTGAAATGTTACCAGCCTCAAATACCATTCGATATTCGCCCTAAAGCGCCCTCTTTGGAACAATATTCCCGATTGTCCCACGACCCGGAACTCATGTACAGACCGGATTCCGTACCGTTTTATCTGTCGCAACCTGCCGGAATGCCCGAAGAATTATCTTATCGGGAGGTGGTACGTTCGGAGAAATCACCGCTAACGCGCGCTGTCCCGGGATATGATACGAAAAGGGCTGCCTTCATGCTCTTCGAAGCTGCCCTGAGAAAAACGCGTGAGGAGATTTACGAAGCGGAAGACAATGGCGCACGCCCGATAGGGGAAGATTTCCAGGCATTAGTGACGCGATTGGCTGCAAACTGCTTTCATTCCGGAATTCCTGAAGAGGAAACGGTTAAACGTACTATCTTTCATTATTACCTGAATGGACAGGAAGCTCTTATTCGTCAGATAATCAGAACGGTATATGATGAATGTGAAGGGTTCGGCAGGAAGAACTGCTTAGGAAAAGAACAACTTTTGTCTTTACAGACAGAGGATTTTATGAGGCGGCGTTATGAATTTCGCTGCAACACACAAATAGGAGAAGTGGAATATCGCGAACGGAATTCGTTCCGCTTTTACTTCAATCCTATCGACAAGCGGGTATTGAACAGCATCGCACTGGATGCACAAGCCGAAGGCATTCCATTGTGGGACAGGGACATCAGCCGGTATATCTATTCGAACCGTGTACCGGTATTCAATCCGTTAGAGGATTTTCTTTATCATCTTCCCATTTGGGATGGTCAGGATCGCATCCGTACCTTGGCGAAAACCGTACCTTGCGGAAACCCGCATTGGGTAGAATTATTTCATCGCTGGTTTCTGAATATGGTAGTTCATTGGCGAGGTACGGATAAAAAGTACGCGAATAGTGTATCTCCATTACTGGTAGGTGCACAAGGTTCTCGTAAATCTACCTTTTGCCGAAGTATTATCCCACCTGCCATGCGTGCCTATTATACGGATAGTATCGATTTCTCCCAAAAGAAAGAAGCGGAACTTTATCTGAATCGGTTTGCGTTGATCAATATCGACGAATTCGATCAGATTAGTGCCACGCAACAGGGATTTCTGAAACATATTCTCCAGAAGCCTATCGTAAATATCCGCAAACCTTACGGCAAAGCCGTATTGGAGATGCGTCGCTATGCTTCTTTCATCGCCACGAGTAATCAGAAAGATTTATTGACCGATCCTACGGGTAGTCGTCGCTTCATCTGCATCGAGGTACAGGGAACAATAGATACCAACCGGGCAATAGACTATGAGCAGTTATACGCACAAGCGATGTACGAACTGGATCATGGCGAACGCTACTGGTTTGACCGGAAAGAAGAGCAGTTGATGATTGAAAGTAACCGGGAATTCGAACAAGTATCGCTCGAAGAACAGTTGTTTTACCGTTACTTCCGCCCGGCTGAAGAGAAGGAAGACGGAGAATGGCTTTCACCGGCAGAGATATTGGACGAAATAGGAAGAAAGAGTGCTATCTCATTGTCCAACAAGCGGGTAAGTGTATTCGGGCGGGTACTGCGCAAACATGAAATCCCTTCGAGACGGGTAAGGAGTGGTACTGTCTATCATGTTGTCAGACTCTCATAA
- a CDS encoding DUF6078 family protein, with the protein MEDNFDYQTVPYGFTHCFNNQCPKGETCLHHLAAVHSTAQYPTLSVVNPNCIPEDANACSFYKSIQKIRVAWGISHLLDNVPHKDAEQLKSQMLGYFGRGMYYRFYRKEKYLSPEQQEYIRRIFRQKGIMEEPAFDSYTEEYMW; encoded by the coding sequence ATGGAAGATAACTTTGACTACCAGACAGTGCCCTACGGTTTTACCCACTGCTTCAATAACCAATGTCCGAAAGGAGAAACATGCCTGCATCACTTGGCCGCAGTGCATAGTACCGCTCAGTATCCCACTCTGTCTGTGGTAAATCCCAATTGTATTCCGGAAGATGCAAATGCTTGTTCTTTTTATAAGTCGATACAGAAAATACGCGTAGCGTGGGGAATCAGTCATTTGTTGGACAACGTGCCTCACAAAGATGCGGAACAACTAAAAAGTCAAATGCTTGGCTATTTCGGACGCGGAATGTATTACCGCTTTTACCGTAAAGAGAAATATTTATCTCCTGAACAACAGGAATATATTCGTAGAATCTTCCGTCAGAAAGGAATAATGGAGGAACCTGCATTCGATTCCTACACAGAAGAATATATGTGGTAA